Sequence from the Lysobacter solisilvae genome:
GGCGCGTGCGTCCAAGCGCGCGGCGGCCGGCGTGTCGCTGCACGACGTCATCCGCATGCCTTACGACGGCTTCCTTGGCGAGGACATGGACTCGATGGACGTGCTCGAGGCCATGCTGTTCGGCCCCGGTTCCGGCGTCGACCTGCCCGCGGCCATCATCCTCGAGACGGTGCAGGCCGAAGGCGGCATCAACGTCGCATCGCCGCAGTGGCTCGCCCGCGTCGCCGCGCTGGCGAGGAAGCACGAGGTGCTGCTGATCGTCGACGACATCCAGGCCGGGTGCGGCCGCACGGGCGCCTTCTTCAGCTTCGAACGGGCGGGCATCCAACCGGACCTCGTGTGCCTGTCCAAGTCGATCTCCGGCTACGGCCTGCCGATGTCGCTGGTGCTGATCCGTCCGCACCTGGACTGCTGGGAGCCGGGCGAGCACAACGGCACGTTCCGCGGCAACAACCTCGCCTTCGTCGCCGCCACCTCGGTGCTCGACTACTGGCGCGACCAGGCGTTCTCCGAGTCGATCGCGCGCAAGTCGCGGCTGGTCGGCGAGCGACTGAGGGCCATCCGTGACACGGCCCCGGCCCAGATCAGCGCCGTGCGCGGCCTGGGCCTGCTGCAGGGCCTGGTGTTCAACGATCCGCAACTGGCCAACGCGGTGTCCAAGGCGGCGTTCGAGCGCGGCCTGATCGTCGAGCTGTGCGGGCCGGCGGAGAATGTCGTCAAGCTGATGCCGCCGCTGCTCATCGAGGACGACGTGCTGGCAGACGGCCTGTCGCGCCTGGCCGAGGCGGTGCGGGCCTGCATGAATGCGGCGGCCGACCTGACCCTGCGCCTGGACCCCTTGCAGCCGGTCATGGGCTGAGTTCCCGCGGACGGACGGGCAACATCGGGCCCGGGGAAACATCGGAGCGGTCACCCGGGTGACCGCTCCGGCGCGGCGAGTGGATGCCCGCGACCGCGGCAGCGACGCTCATGCGCAGTCATCATGAGCCCGCCAGGAACCGTGTTCTATAGTGCCGGGCCGCCCTGGCCGAGGCAGCTGCCCGCATGGCGGGCCCGCGAACGGACCCAGCCGTCGCTGTGGGGTGGAAGCCCCCAGCGGGGTCCCGCACAATGGCGCTCCGCCGCCGGCCGGGGACCGTGGGTCCACGCACGGGCGCCGGTGCCCCCTGCGTGAATCGCGCCCCGGTGTGATGCAGGTGCTCAGGAAATCTACGGGTCGCGCTCCATGCTGCTGATGATCGACAACTACGACAGCTTCACCTTCAACCTCGTGCAGTACCTGCAGACGTTGGGGGCGGAGGTCGAGGTGGTGCGCAACGACGCGCTCAGCGTCGAGGAGATCCGGGCCATGGCGCCCGCGCAGATCATGATCTCGCCCGGCCCGGGCACGCCCGACCAGGCCGGCGTCTGCCTGGACGTGATCCGCGAACTGGGGCCGACCATTCCCCTGTTCGGCGTCTGCCTGGGCCACCAGGCGCTGGGCCAAGTGTATGGCGGCGATGTCGTCCGCGCGCGGACCATCATGCATGGCAAGACCTCTCGCATCCGCCACGAAGGGCAGGGCGTGTTCACCGGTTTGCCCGATGGCTACGAGGCCACGCGCTACCACTCGCTGGTAGTCGCCCGCGACACGCTGCCCGGGTGCCTGGAAGTCACCGCATGGACGGAGAACGAGGATGGGTCCTTCGAGGAGATCATGGGCCTGCGCCATCGCGAATTCCCCGTCGAAGGCGTGCAGTTCCATCCCGAATCGATCCTCACCGAGCACGGGCATGCCCTGCTGAAGAATTTCCTGGAACGGTGAGCCGGACATGAGGAGCGGGCAGGGGGCAGGGGGAACGACACGCGTTCGCCGCCTGGCTGCCGAGGCAGCCCCAAGGCTCCGCCCGGACTGCACGGCCGATGCCACCTGTGTGCGCTATTCCCGCGGCTCATTCCCGCTTTCCATCCCCGCAGCCGCCGCATCCCCATGCCCCTGACTCCCCAAGAAGCCCTCCAGCGCACCATCGAGCATCGCGAGATCTTCCACGACGAGATGGTCGACCTGATGCGGCAGATCATGCGCGGCGAGGTCTCGCCGACGATGGCCGCGGCGATCCTCACCGGCCTGCGGGTGAAGAAGGAAACCGTGGGCGAGATCGCCGGCGCGGCCACCGTGCTGCGCGAGTTCGCGCGCCCCGTGCACGTCGCCGACCGCACGCACCTGGTGGACATCGTCGGCACCGGCGGTGACGGCGCGCACACGTTCAACATCTCCACGGCGTCGATGTTCGTCGTCGCCGCGGCGGGCGCGAAGGTGGCCAAGCATGGCAACCGCAGCGTGTCGTCGAAGTCGGGCAGCGCCGACGTGCTCGAGGCGCTGGGCGCCAACATCGAGCTCGGGCCGGAGCAGGTGGCCACCTGCATCGAGCGTTGCGGCATCGGTTTCATGTTCGCGCCGGTCCACCATCCGGCGATGAAGGCGGTCGCCCCGGTCCGCCGCGAGATGGGCGTGCGCACCATCTTCAACATCCTCGGGCCGCTGACCAATCCCGCCGGCGCGCCGAGCATCCTGATGGGCGTGTTCCATCCCGACCTGGTGGGCATCCAGGTCCGTGTCCTGCAGGAACTGGGCGCGCAGCGTGCACTGGTGGTGTGGGGCCGCGACGGAATGGACGAGATCTCGCTGGGCGCCGCCACCCTGGTGGGAGAACTGCGCGACGGCGTGGTCCGCGAGTACGAGGTGCATCCGGAGGACTTCGGCATCGCGATGGCCGCCTCGCGCAACCTGCGCGTGGCCGACGCGCTCGAATCCCGGCAGATGCTGCTGCACGCGCTCGACAACACGCCCGGCCTGCCGCTGGAGATCGTGGCGCTCAACGCCGGCGCCGCGTTGTACGTGGCCGGCGTCGCCGACTCGATCGCGGACGGCATCGCCCGCGCGCGCCAGGCCGTGGCCTCCGGCGCCGCACGGGCGAAGCTGGACGAATTCGTCCGCACCACCCAGGCCCTGGCCGGCGCCTGACGCCAGCCTCGCCCCGAATTTTCCAGACGGTTCCCGATGACCAGTCCCTTCGCCCAGTTGCCCGAACCGCCGTACTACGCGGTGATCTTCTCGTCACTGCGCAACGGCGACGACGACGCCGGCTACCAGGCCGCCGCCGAGCGCATGGTGGCCCTGGCCTCGCAGCAGCCGGGATTTCTCGGCGTGGAAACCGTGCGCGGCGCCGACGGCTTCGGCATCACCGTGTCGTACTGGGAAAGCGAAGCCGCCATCCTGGCCTGGAAGCACCAGGCCGACCACGCCGCCACCCGCGCGCACGGCCGCAGGCACTGGTACGAGTACTACGAGTTGCGGGTGTCGAAGGTGACCCGGGCGTACGGAAAGCCCGCCCCCCGCGAAAATGAAGCCGTGTGAATGAAGAATGCCGCGCGTGCGGCCCGCGCAAATGAAGCCTCGACTTGAAGAATGCCGCGCAGGCGGCGCGTCCCCGCGGAAATGAAACCCCCTGATGGCAATGCCGCGCGGGCGGCCTGCGTCGACAAGCAGCGACGCTCGAAAAAATTCCCCGCCGCCGACCCAAACGAAGCCTCTCCACAGAACAATCCCGCACGGGCGGCCAACGCCGGCAAACAGCAGCGCTTCCCGCTTTCTCCGCAGATCGCGGCGACACCCGCTGCACCGGCCGCCGTCCGCCCCTAAAATCCCCACCATGACCGACATCCTCACCACCATCCTCGCGCGCAAGGCCGAGGAAATCGAACAGCGAAGCCGCGTGCGGCCCCTGTCGGAACTGCGTGACCGTGCGCGCAACCAGCCGGCCACGCGCGGGTTCGTGCGGTCGATGCGCGACCGGCTGGCTGCCGACCTGCCCGCGGTCATCGCCGAAGTGAAGAAGGCCAGCCCCTCCAAGGGCGTGATCCGGGCGGATTTCCGTCCCGCCGACATCGCCCGCAGCTACCAGGCCGGCGGCGCCGCCTGCCTGTCGGTGCTGACCGACGTCGACTTCTTCCAGGGCAGCAACCTGTTCCTCAGCGAGGCGCGCAACGCCTGCACGCTGCCGGTGATCCGCAAGGACTTCATCGTCGACCCCTACCAGGTCTACGAGGCGCGCATGATCGGCGCCGACTGCATCCTGCTCATCGTCGCGGCGCTGGAGGATGCCCAGATGATCGACCTGGCCAACCTGGCCGGCGAGCTGGGCATGGACGTGCTGGTCGAGGTCCACGACATCGACGAGCTCGAGCGCGCGCTGCAGACCGACTGCGAGCTGATCGGCATCAACAACCGCAACCTGCGCACGTTCCAGGTGTCGCTCGACACCACGCTGGAGATGCGCCAGGCCGTCCCGCCCGACCGCATTCTGGTAACCGAGAGCGGGATCACCTCGCGGCAGGACGTCATCCGCATGCGCGAGGCCGGCGTGCACGCCTTCCTCGTCGGCGAGAGCTTCATGCGCGAGCCCGACCCGGGCGCGGCCCTGCAGCGGATGTTCGGCGCGTGAGCGTCAAGGGCCGGCAGTATCCGAAGGCGCAGGCGGGCGCGCCGCTGGTCGTGTTCGATTTCGACCACACGCTGTACGACGGCGATTCGGGCTCGCACCTGTTCGCCTGGCTGATCCGGCGCTCCTGGTGGCGCCGCCTGCTGGCGCTGCTGATCGCCCCGGTGTTCGGGCCGATGGTGGCGTTCCTGCCGACCCGGCGCTTCGGCATCCGCGGCTTCATCTGGGTCGGCACGGTCGGTTTCCACCGTCCGCGCGACCTGGACGCACTGATCGACCGCTACGTCGCCCTGCACACCGAACAGATCCGCCAGCGCCTGCTGCCGCAGGCCATCGAGGTCCTGCACCGCCATCGCGAAGCCGGCGACCGCGTCGTCGTGGCCACCGGCGCGCCGCCGGAACTGGCGCGCGCGATCCTCGCCTTCGTCGCCCACGAGGACATGCCGGTGGTCGGCACGCAGGTCGGCCCCAGCCTGTTCGGCATCGGCGCCAAGCGCCACTGCCACCATGCGATGAAGATGACGATGCTGCGCGAGGCCGGCTTCTCCGACGAGATCGCCGTGGCCTATTCGGACAGCACCGCCGACCTGCCGCTGCTGCTGGCGGCACGGCGTGCGGTGGTCGTCAACCCGCAGCACCGCAACATCGAGATCTTCCGCCGCCGACTGCCGGCGGACACGGTGTACCTCAACTGGGGCTGCGCGAAGCGCGCCGGCGAGCCGGTCACCTGAGCGTCAGCGCCGTCGGCGCGGATCGCGGACACCATCACCGGAGACATTCATGCGGGTCAGTCGTGCATTGGCGGTGCTGTTGGCCGGCTCCGTCCTGGCGTTGGCGGGCGCCAACGCCGCTGCGCGGGACGTGGACGTTCGCCACGAGGCCTACGACGCCACGGCCAGGCCGCCCGTTGCGGACCCTGCCGTGGTGGCCCTCTTCGAGCCTGCCACGTTCGTGGGGTCGGAGGGCGTGCGACTGCCCTACCGCCTGATGGCGCCGGCGTCGGTGGCTCCGGGCCGGCGCTACCCGCTGGTGGTGCTGCTGCATGGCTCAGGTGCCATCGGCCAGGACAACGAACAGCAACTGGGCGCGGTCGCACGCGCGTGGGGCGAGCCGGCCCTGCGCAGGCGCTTTCCTGCCTACGTGCTCGCGCCCCAGGTGCCCGTGCGCAGTGCCGATTACCGCCCCGACCGCGACGGCTTGCCGGCGTCGATGCCCGGGGCATCGCTGCCGGCGGTGCTCGCGCTGATCGACCAGGTGGGCCAGCGCGCGGACGTCGACCCCGACCGAATCTACCTCGTCGGATTCTCCATGGGCGCCTCGGCCGCACTCGCTGCGCTGGTGGAAAGGCCGCGGCAGTTCGCCGCGGTGGTCGGCTTCGCGCCGGTGCCGCCGGCGCGCGAGCTCGCCGCGAGCGTGTCGCCGGTGCCGATGCTGCTGGTCCACGGCAGCGCCGACGAGGAAAACCCCTTCGCGGCCGACGAGGCGTGGGTGCGGGCCGTCACCGCCGCCGGCGGCCGCCCGCGGTTCATCGTGATCGACGGCATGGCGCACGAGTTTCCGCAGCAGATGCTGAGCAGGCGCGACTGGCGCACGTGGCTGTTTGGGCGGCGCAGGGCCGGTTCGCGCTAGGGCGGGGTGGTCGCGACGGAGCCCCCGCTGCTGGCATCGACCCGCCTAGGGGTTCGTAGCCCGGGGCTTTCAACAACGAAGCTGGTCAAGCGAAGCGCACCCGCGGGGTCTTGCGGGGCTACTGAATCTGGTCTCGTGGGCAAACCCGATTGTTTGCCATGCGCGGCGCGCGGCGGCGCGTTTGAGGGCTGCGCGGGAATTGCGTTCGCCCTGGCGCCCCTCAGTCGCCCAGCAGCTTGATGAAATGCCGCGAGCCTTCGATATACCCGCAGTCCAGGTAGAAGGCGTGGGCGCCTTCACGGCGCAGGTTGCTGGTCACTTCCAGGCGCACCGCGTGCGCCTTGCGCGCCACCGACTCGATCTCGCGCAGCAGCTGCCGGCCGATGCCGCGGCGCGCACAGTCGGGCGAGACCACCAGCGCCGTGATGCGGGCCAGGTCGGCGCCGCGGGTGATGGAGTAGCGCGAGTCCATGGCCACCAGGCCGCAGACCTTGCCGTCGATCTCGCCCAGCAGGAGCGAGGTGCGGGGGTCGTGCAGCACCCGGGAGATCCGCTCGGCCGCTTCCTCGCGCGTGCAGGGATAGCCCAGTTCGCCGAGCAGGGCGCCCACGTCGCTGGCGTCGCCCAGCTGCGCCGGGCGGATGCGCAGCGGCGTTTCGGGCGAACCGGCCAGCTGGGCCATGGGTCGGCTGGACCCTAGCGGGTGCCGTACAGGACGACGGTCTTGCCGCGGGCGTGCAGCTTGCCGTCCACCTGCAGCTTCTTCAGCACCCGGCCGGCCATTTCACGCGAGCAGCCCACCAGGCGCGAGAGCTCCTGGCGGGAGACGCGGATCTGCGTGCCCTGCGGATGGCTCATGGCCTCGGGTTCCTTCGCCAGGTCGTGCAGGGCGCGGACGATGCGGTCGGTGACGTCGAGGAAGGCCAGGCGGCCGGCCTTGCGGCTGGTGTCCAGCAGGCGGCGGGAGATCTGCGCGCCGATCTGGTACAGCAGCTTGGGGGCGTCGACCGACAGCCGGGTCAGCAGCAGGTCGTAGAAGCGCTCGTGGCCGATTTCCGCCAGTTCGCACGGGGTGCGGGTGCGCAGGACCACCTCGCGGTGGTCGCTTTCCACGAACAGGCCCAGCTCACCGATGAACTCGCCCGGGCCCAGGTAGCCCAGCACCAGCTCACGACCGTCGTCTTCCTCGGTGATGATGCTCACCGAACCGGAGATCAGGTAATAAATGGTGTTGGCCGGATCGCCGGGGCGGAAGACGTCGGTGCGCGAGGGGTAGCGGCGGCGGTGGCAATGCGCCAGGAAACGCTCGATGGTCGCGTTGTCGGGCATCAACGGGCTGTGGGTCTTGCGTAGTGCGATCACAGGGTCTACCAGGGATGCGGTCATCGACGGGACGGAAGTGCGGCAGGCGGCAGCATAGGGTCAAAGCCCGCGCATGGGCAAATAGTGCCGGATATTGCCCCGGTTCGTCAGGCGCTGACCTCCAGCGGCCAGCCGCGCCGCTTCACGGGGCCCTTCCCCGACCGCCCGCAGACTGGCCAGCGGGCCCCGGGGCCTGCGTTTGGCCCCCGGGGTCGATTGCCGCATAATCGCGGCCCTCCCGCCGCCCCACCTGGACACCGAAGTGGTCAAGCCGCTGCCGCGCCTGAAGCTCCAAGGTTTCAACAACCTCACCAAGGCGCTCTCGTTCAACATCTACGACGTGTGCTTCGCCGCCTCCGAGGATGAGCGCAAGCGCTACATCGAGTACATCGACGAGGCCTACAACGCTGATCGCCTGACCCAGATCCTGACCGATGTGGCGGACATCATCGGGGCGAACATCCTCAACATCGCCCGCCAGGACTACGACCCCCAGGGCGCCTCGGTGACGATCCTCATCTCCGAGCAGCCGGTGATCGACAAGGCCGACGCCAAGGGCGTGATCGCCGACGCGGTCGTGGCCCACATGGACAAGTCGCACATCACCGTCCACACCTACCCGGAAACCCATCCGGACAGCGGCATCGCCACCTTCCGCGCCGACATCGACGTGGCCACCTGCGGCGTGATTTCCCCGCTGAAGGCCCTGAACTACCTGATCGAGAGCCTGGAATCGGACATCGTGGTGATGGACTACCGGGTGCGCGGCTTCACCCGCGACATCAAGGGCCGCAAGCACTACATCGACCACAAGATCAACTCGATCCAGGACTACCTGGCCAAGAACATCAAGTCGCGCTACGAGATGCTCGACGTGAACGTCTACCAGGAAAACATCTTCCACACGAAGATGCACCTGAAGGAGTTCGACCTCGACACCTACCTGTTCGAGGAAAAGGCCAAGAACCTGTCGTTCAAGGAGCGCATGAAGATCGAAGCGCGCCTGAAGCGGGAGATCGAGGAGCTGTACCACGGGCGGAACCTGGTCGACTGACGCGCGCCAGGTGTATCGATGGCAGCCGCAGGCGTTCAACGCGCCGCGCTCTGATCGACCCCAAGGAAAAAGGCCGGCATAAGCCGGCCTTTTTTATGGCCGTCCCTCCGCCGCTTCCCGGGGCAGGGCAGGGCTGGGGTGGGGTGGGGTGGGGGAAGGAGGTCGCCCGGATTCCAATGTCCCTGCTACCTCCCCCGCTTCGCGGGGGGAGGGGCCAGATGCAGGCGGGGGAAGGATCCGGTCCGCCAAAAAGAGCCGCGGGCGCATGGCGACTGGTGCAACGGTTCGCCAAAAAGGCGCAACGGTTCGCCAAAAAGACCCGCGCGCGCATGCCGACTGGTGCAACGGTTCGCCAAAAAGACCCACGCGCGCATGCCGACGGGGGCGACGGTTCACCAAAAAGACCCACGCGAGGGTGCCGGCGGTGCGGCGGTCCACCAAAAGACCCAAGCGAGGTTGCCCACTGGTGCGGCGGTTCACCAAAAAGACCCGCGCGAGGGTGCCCACTGGTGCTGTAGTTCGCCAAAAAGACCCGGCGGAGGGCCGCGCGGGCGAACTGGAGGGCGCGCAATGCAGCCTGGCGAACGTGGATCCGGAAATCGCTGCGCGCTGCGGCGCGCTTGAATTTCGCCGCTACTACATCGTTGGCGGTGGCCTAGACCCGGTACGCCACCGTCTTCATCAGTTTCGACGCCAGGGCCATCACGGTCGGCACCGGCGGCGGCAGGCGGCGCGCGCCGCGGGCCCGGGCATGCTCGGCATGGCGGGCCTCGTCGGCCTTCATCACGCCCAGGATCGCGCGGCTGCGCATGTCGGCGGGGGGCAGGGTCTGCAGGTGCTCGTCCAGGTGCGCCTCGACCTGGCGCTCGGTCTCGACCACGAAACCCAGGTTCCAGCCGTCGCCGCGCAGTCCGGCGGCGAGGCCGATCGCGTAGCTGCCGGCGTACCACAGCGGGTTGAGCAGGCTGGGCCGGCTGTCGAGTTCGGCCAGGCGCTGCGCGCACCAGGCCAGGTGGTCGGTCTCTTCCTGCGCCGCCGCCATCAGGTGGGCACGGGT
This genomic interval carries:
- the ectB gene encoding diaminobutyrate--2-oxoglutarate transaminase, translated to MRNENGIQKNGQPDDAFQVFQDIESAVRSYCRRFPAVFATARNAVIEDEQGRQYIDFLAGAGALNYGHNNPKVRDRLVEYLMSDGIAQSLDLHTSAKKDFLRAFQDVILAPRGFDYRVQFTGPTGTNAVEAALKLARKVTGRRNVVAFTNAFHGMTLASLAATARASKRAAAGVSLHDVIRMPYDGFLGEDMDSMDVLEAMLFGPGSGVDLPAAIILETVQAEGGINVASPQWLARVAALARKHEVLLIVDDIQAGCGRTGAFFSFERAGIQPDLVCLSKSISGYGLPMSLVLIRPHLDCWEPGEHNGTFRGNNLAFVAATSVLDYWRDQAFSESIARKSRLVGERLRAIRDTAPAQISAVRGLGLLQGLVFNDPQLANAVSKAAFERGLIVELCGPAENVVKLMPPLLIEDDVLADGLSRLAEAVRACMNAAADLTLRLDPLQPVMG
- a CDS encoding carboxylesterase family protein; its protein translation is MRVSRALAVLLAGSVLALAGANAAARDVDVRHEAYDATARPPVADPAVVALFEPATFVGSEGVRLPYRLMAPASVAPGRRYPLVVLLHGSGAIGQDNEQQLGAVARAWGEPALRRRFPAYVLAPQVPVRSADYRPDRDGLPASMPGASLPAVLALIDQVGQRADVDPDRIYLVGFSMGASAALAALVERPRQFAAVVGFAPVPPARELAASVSPVPMLLVHGSADEENPFAADEAWVRAVTAAGGRPRFIVIDGMAHEFPQQMLSRRDWRTWLFGRRRAGSR
- the coq7 gene encoding 2-polyprenyl-3-methyl-6-methoxy-1,4-benzoquinone monooxygenase — its product is MTANRTLTPLDRWLSDIQNALDTVFGAPHAERPNPGADAPDVVLDDAERRHAAGLMRINHVGEVCAQALYVGQAAVARDEQTRAHLMAAAQEETDHLAWCAQRLAELDSRPSLLNPLWYAGSYAIGLAAGLRGDGWNLGFVVETERQVEAHLDEHLQTLPPADMRSRAILGVMKADEARHAEHARARGARRLPPPVPTVMALASKLMKTVAYRV
- the speD gene encoding adenosylmethionine decarboxylase, which encodes MVKPLPRLKLQGFNNLTKALSFNIYDVCFAASEDERKRYIEYIDEAYNADRLTQILTDVADIIGANILNIARQDYDPQGASVTILISEQPVIDKADAKGVIADAVVAHMDKSHITVHTYPETHPDSGIATFRADIDVATCGVISPLKALNYLIESLESDIVVMDYRVRGFTRDIKGRKHYIDHKINSIQDYLAKNIKSRYEMLDVNVYQENIFHTKMHLKEFDLDTYLFEEKAKNLSFKERMKIEARLKREIEELYHGRNLVD
- the trpD gene encoding anthranilate phosphoribosyltransferase, giving the protein MPLTPQEALQRTIEHREIFHDEMVDLMRQIMRGEVSPTMAAAILTGLRVKKETVGEIAGAATVLREFARPVHVADRTHLVDIVGTGGDGAHTFNISTASMFVVAAAGAKVAKHGNRSVSSKSGSADVLEALGANIELGPEQVATCIERCGIGFMFAPVHHPAMKAVAPVRREMGVRTIFNILGPLTNPAGAPSILMGVFHPDLVGIQVRVLQELGAQRALVVWGRDGMDEISLGAATLVGELRDGVVREYEVHPEDFGIAMAASRNLRVADALESRQMLLHALDNTPGLPLEIVALNAGAALYVAGVADSIADGIARARQAVASGAARAKLDEFVRTTQALAGA
- a CDS encoding anthranilate synthase component II, encoding MLLMIDNYDSFTFNLVQYLQTLGAEVEVVRNDALSVEEIRAMAPAQIMISPGPGTPDQAGVCLDVIRELGPTIPLFGVCLGHQALGQVYGGDVVRARTIMHGKTSRIRHEGQGVFTGLPDGYEATRYHSLVVARDTLPGCLEVTAWTENEDGSFEEIMGLRHREFPVEGVQFHPESILTEHGHALLKNFLER
- a CDS encoding haloacid dehalogenase-like hydrolase — its product is MSVKGRQYPKAQAGAPLVVFDFDHTLYDGDSGSHLFAWLIRRSWWRRLLALLIAPVFGPMVAFLPTRRFGIRGFIWVGTVGFHRPRDLDALIDRYVALHTEQIRQRLLPQAIEVLHRHREAGDRVVVATGAPPELARAILAFVAHEDMPVVGTQVGPSLFGIGAKRHCHHAMKMTMLREAGFSDEIAVAYSDSTADLPLLLAARRAVVVNPQHRNIEIFRRRLPADTVYLNWGCAKRAGEPVT
- a CDS encoding GNAT family N-acetyltransferase — translated: MAQLAGSPETPLRIRPAQLGDASDVGALLGELGYPCTREEAAERISRVLHDPRTSLLLGEIDGKVCGLVAMDSRYSITRGADLARITALVVSPDCARRGIGRQLLREIESVARKAHAVRLEVTSNLRREGAHAFYLDCGYIEGSRHFIKLLGD
- the crp gene encoding cAMP-activated global transcriptional regulator CRP, whose product is MPDNATIERFLAHCHRRRYPSRTDVFRPGDPANTIYYLISGSVSIITEEDDGRELVLGYLGPGEFIGELGLFVESDHREVVLRTRTPCELAEIGHERFYDLLLTRLSVDAPKLLYQIGAQISRRLLDTSRKAGRLAFLDVTDRIVRALHDLAKEPEAMSHPQGTQIRVSRQELSRLVGCSREMAGRVLKKLQVDGKLHARGKTVVLYGTR
- a CDS encoding antibiotic biosynthesis monooxygenase family protein gives rise to the protein MTSPFAQLPEPPYYAVIFSSLRNGDDDAGYQAAAERMVALASQQPGFLGVETVRGADGFGITVSYWESEAAILAWKHQADHAATRAHGRRHWYEYYELRVSKVTRAYGKPAPRENEAV
- the trpC gene encoding indole-3-glycerol phosphate synthase TrpC → MTDILTTILARKAEEIEQRSRVRPLSELRDRARNQPATRGFVRSMRDRLAADLPAVIAEVKKASPSKGVIRADFRPADIARSYQAGGAACLSVLTDVDFFQGSNLFLSEARNACTLPVIRKDFIVDPYQVYEARMIGADCILLIVAALEDAQMIDLANLAGELGMDVLVEVHDIDELERALQTDCELIGINNRNLRTFQVSLDTTLEMRQAVPPDRILVTESGITSRQDVIRMREAGVHAFLVGESFMREPDPGAALQRMFGA